The Paenibacillus sp. FSL H7-0357 nucleotide sequence AACTGTCGTTCCCGCTAGCGATACTTCTTACTCACTAAAAACTCAACAATAGGTAATGTAATCATTGCTAATCCTAATACCCCTAATAAAAAAATGTTCATTGTTTCATTTACGATTTCATCAGCAACTAAAGCTCCAAGTATAAAAAAAAGAAGAAGAAAGTAACTTATTTTCGAGCTTCTCTCCGTAATCTTTTTTCCTAACTCGTCATCCTCAAATATACCATCTTTGTCTGCCTTGCTTCCCCAGGTGATCATAGGAAAAAACATCATTAATAGCGTTGCGATTGTTATTATTTCGTTAAATCCAACGTCTTTTCCAACAATGACCTTATAGATGGTAAAGGCCACCACTATTAGAGTGGCTGCCCCTACTGTGATTGCACCTATTTTTCGGGTGTTCATACCTCTTCTCTCCCTTCTTGTAAGAATAACTTATCGATTCTAACTCCTAAATGTTTGGCAATATCAAAGGCTAATTGCAAGCTTGGGTCATATTTGTTGTTTTCAATGGCATTTATGGTCTGTCTGCTAACATTGCATAAATCTGCTAACTTGCCTTGTGATATATCTTTTTGCTCTCGAAATTTTTTGATATGATTTTGCATTTAATTCCACCTTCTTCGTTAGATGGGTGTAAAAAAAGTTTTTACATGTAGATTTTAAAATAACATGGGTGAAGTGTCAAACATCTTTTACATCTTTGAACAGCATGGTTGATAGGCTTTCATTTTTGTTTTACACTAAGGAAATGAAAATGATTCTCAATTAGGGGGCGGGAGAATGGCAGAGCAGCTCAGTGAAAGCACTGAAAAAAAGCTGTTATACAGCTTGACTAACATAGAAGCACTAGCCCAATCCCCTGCGGGAAACGGACAAATGGCTGTGTTTCAGGAGCACACATTAATCATAGTATCGGAAGGGCAGGGCTGGCTCGAAGCGGAGGAAAGACGTTATCCTTTAGACAAAGGCGCAGGCTTTCTGATTAAGGCTGGTTCTATGAACAGAATTCAGGCCGGAGAGCGGGGGCTTAGCTTTTACCGGCTTGCCTTTGAGGTTATCGGCACTGGGGATGGCAGACACCGCGGAAAGGAGAAATTGCCCGGGAATGCCATACTCCAGCCGGGTCTCTTAAGCTGCAGACCTTTTTCACAATGTGCACTGCTGCTGGATTCCATTTATCATAGCCGCAGGAGCCCCGATGACATCGAATGGTTCGCGGGTCATACCCGTTTTCAGGAGCTGCTGCTGCTGATCATGCGAGCCAATTCCCCGGCAGTTCAGACAAAGAATGATCATGAGGCGGTACAACGTTCCATTCACTATATGCAGGAGCATTACAGTGAACCGGTATCCGTCGATCAATTGGCAGAGATTGCAGGCATTGGGCGCGCGCGTTACACACAGCTTTTTAAAGAGATTACCGGCAAGATTCCCTTGGAGCATTTGAACGCCCTCCGTATCGAACGGGCGCAGCAGCAGCTGCTTCTGACCAAGGACCGTCTGCATGATATCGCACTTACTGCCGGCTATAGCAATGAGTATTATTTTAACCGGCGTTTCAAGGGAGCGGTAGGTGTTACACCCGGTCAATACAGGAGCCTTCATCAGGATGGGGTCCGTGTATTCGCGCCTTTTCTGGAGGATTATCTGCTGGCTTTGGGCATTACTCCGGTGGCTCAATATTGTCATGCCCAGTGGGGCAAGCAGGAGTACCTGGGTCTGGAGCAGGTGCCAACGTTTGATATTTCCCGCGGAGATTGGTCGGAGCTTTCCCGTTACACGCCCGAGCTGATTATGCTGGATGACGGCTTTCAGCGCTGGCATTTAGGTGAGTGCCGCCGGATTGCTCCGCTGTTCAGACTCCCGTTTCACCAGGAAGACTGGCGTGCAACACTGCGCTCTGCAGCTGCTGTCTTCGGCAGAACGGAACATGTGCAGGAGGTCATCGGCCATTATGAGCAGCAGGCCCAGCAGGCGAAGCGGATCCTCAGCCGCAGCGTCCGGGGACAGACGGTAGCGTTACTCCGAATTTCTTCCTGCGGAGTTGCTCTCTATGGATGTGAGGGTCTGGGATATACAGCAAGCGTATTGCATGAGGATCTCGGGCTCCAGCGGCATCCGTTGGTCCGGCAGCTCACCCGGGGACAGAAGCGTGTGAGCCTAACAAGTGAAGAGTTGTCAGGCCTGACGGCGGATCATTTGTTCATTACTTTTGACCGGCAGGAAGGTGAAGGCCGGGAGCTGCTGGATACTCCGCTGTGGAGAAGCCTGCCCGCTGTGCGCAACCGCAACGTGTACGAGGTGGATTTTATGGCCTGGATGAATTATGGTGTGCTTTCGCATCAGAGGAAGATCGAGGATGTGCTGCGGGTACTGGCGTAAAGAGCCGGTTACCTATGTGGGATAGGTTCATGAATGATTTGACTCTGCCGGATGCGGCGGGGTCTTTTTTTATATCTAATTTTGATTGAATCTAGGCCATAGAAGATAGTTTCACCACTATTTAATAAAAGTAAAATGTATTTTATTACTGATTCACTTATCTATTACATTTATTCTTTGGAAGAATAGAATACTATATCTAGTTCTAGGAGGTGATTCTTATGTCGATTCTCTTACCTCAGCAGTTTTACTCTCTGGCTACCAATGTTGGTAAATCTTATTTTGAAAACTTGAACAATGGAGCAAATGCTACAATTACCGTTAATAACAACGGTCCGTTTCCGATCCTTCTTGTAGTTACACGTGTTAATGCTCCTGTTATCACTTATGAAATACCTCCAGTCAATAGCCTCACGCTGGAAGTTGCTTTGCTGTTGGCAGCTGCTCTCCAGGCCACAGCTGCTGGTCCTGCTGCAGGTTCAATTCAAATTGCTACTGCAGATTTCTAGTTTTAAAAACAACAATAGATAGATTTGAATGTAGAGCATGTGTATCATAACCCGCCGGGCTTGTCCTGACGGGTTTGTTTTTGTTTATTCTTTGACGTATATTGGCACATTTTGTATGCTTATTGAACAATTAGGGGGAGGGAGCGCAAAATAAACGGATCAGAAAATATGAGGAGTCTTTGCGATATTATTTAGAAGTTGTATGAGCTGATCAATAGTGAACGAGAACCATACAAGCACTAGGCAAAATATTATACATACACATAGTCAATCATTTTGAAACAAAGGAGTTTTCGTAATGAGAAATATAGTAAAAAGAATGCTATTTATCATGTGTTTGATTTTGGCTTCAACTGGCACAGGTAGTTATGTGCACGCCGACATGAATCAGACAATCAAAGTAATGGTGAATGGTCAGCTTTTAAATATGAACCAGCCAGCCGTTTATAAAAATGGCCGGGTAATGGTACCTATGCGTGCTGTCAGTGAAGCTTTAAATGCTACTATTAAATTCCAGTCTGCTAAGAAGCCAATTGTGATCGAAAGCGCTTCCTTCGAGGTTTCTTTTACTTTGGGGCAAAAAACGGCCTATACGAACGGGAAGAAGCTTGCTCTTGAGGTTCCGCCGCAGAACATCAACAATACCATGATGGTGCCCATTGAGTTAATTTCCAAAGGAATGAATACAGATGTGGTATGGAAAGATGTCTGGAAGACCGTAGCTATCGAATCGAAGCATGCGGCTAGTGAGGTAGTTACAACGCAAGCTGAAGCATTACAAAAAGCTAAGTACCTTATAGATGGAGACAACAGCACAGCAAAAATCAAGGGGCAGGAGCTTCTAAGATACTATAGCGTTAATCTGGACGGTTACAATAACGGTGTGTACCTTGTTGATAAGTACAACGGTGAAGTGCTTTATTATTCTATTTCTGATGGAGCTTTTCAAAGTATATCTCGAAGTAATGCCCTTGAAGTTTTGGAAGCAAAGATAGAATCTCAGTCACAGGAACTAACTATTGACGACAACGATGAGATTAAAATCATCAACGGGAACAAATACTACGCTTTTAATGTTGAAATAGGAGATGAAAAATATTTTAACTCTTATGTTGTTACCACTATGTATGTCAGTGTAGATGGAGAAACTTTCCTCATGTTGAATAAAGACCATCAAGTTGTAGGTTTCTCTGACAAAGCTTTCTCAGAAAATATGAATGCTGTTTCTTTGAGAGTAAAAGCTTTAGAAGTTCTTGATAAAAAAGTTAGATCCCTTCTTGGAAATGAACCTAATCTTATGGATGATGGTGAGATTAAGACAATCAATAAGCAAAATTACTATGTTATCGAAGTGTGTTTTGTAGGGGCAAATAATCCCTATTATTATGTGACTACTGCGTATGTAAGCGCGGGTGCTAAAAGCATATATATGCTGACGAAGGACAATAAGGTTGTTCTGTTCTCGGACAAATTGTTTGTTCAATATATAAATGATGCTCTCAATGGATAAACGCCATTCTTGAATGGATATTTGATGTTCAGCTTATCCGTCTTGGTTTTGTATGGTTGACCAAATGATATGATAACCCGCCGGGCTTTTTGAGCTGGCGGGGTTTCTTCGCTTCAGACGTGTATTCCAGGATATCTTGTAGGAGCGAGTATATTGTAACAATCAATTATCATGAGGAAGCGGACCTATTTCGTAGTAAATAAGTAGTATACGGTAACTCTATTTCGGATTTATAATTAATGCATTGAATGAAAATAATGTCAGGCGGTGTTGTGTGTTGCCATGGGAGCCAATGCTATTCATGTTCTTTTCTACTATTGAACTCATGTCTATTTATTATTTGATTATGTCGCTCTTTAGATTCAAGTGGAAACATCATGCTTGGCAAGCCTTGTTTGTTACTTTAATTATAAATTTGCAGAGCTATTTGGTGAGGAAAGAGCTTGATATGAGCAATATCGCACCTTTAATATTGATAGTAATATTCATATTATTCTTTGCTGCAGTTGTTAGGATGCCCCTCATACTGTCCGTTATTGCAACTATATCAGGATATGCTATTTTTGCAGTCATACAAACTGTTATTGTACTTATCTTATTCGGTTCAATAGGAGCAATAGAAGGGAATAAAAGCAATGGATACATATTACAAGTACTCACCTCCGTAGTTATTTGCTCCTTTTTTTGGCACTACTACAGAAAAGGAAAAGGCTTTACTTTTGACATAGAGAAACTTCGTTTTAAATTAGAAGATATTTTTTTAACGACGATCATCATAATTTTCTTAATTGGAATCTCAATTCTTTTATATTACAACGAAATTTATTTGAATATATTGTTCTTTTTAATGATCTCAATTTTCTTCATCTATTACTCTACCGGGAAGGAAAAAGAAAATGATTGATCGTATATCTCAGAGGATAGCCTACAACATAAAAAAAGTTGTTCCTGATCACCCCGCATCGCAAGCGGTTCTAAAGTATGCATTAGAGGTTGTGCTAAATGTTGTTTTTATCATCGTCATTACACTTGCTATATCTTTGCTCACAGGTAATTTTTCTGAAGCTTTAACGATATTAGTTTCTTTTGCATTACTACGGCAATCGTCGGGCGGTGTTCACCTTAAGTCGGGTGTAGCATGTGTCATATTTACTACGACGTTGTTTACTGTGCTATCGTTTATTAACGTAAATTTATTAGTTGTACAGGTTATGAATGCAATCAGTTTTTTGATCATCTTGTGGTTAGCGCCTATTGGGATTGAAAAGCAGACTAGAATTCCCAAGCGTCACTATCCGAAGCTTAAAATAATCGGTCTGGTCTTGGTTGCTACAAATGTCATAATTTGTTCATCTGCTATAGCCGTGAGTTATTTTGCTCAATCTCTAAGTCTATTAATTGCCAGAAAGGAGGTGAAGTAAAAATGTTGAAAAAAGCGAATGTTCGAATCGTGTCTGGTTTGGCGACATGCTTATCGATGGTAGCGTTATTCATTGCAAATACAAATAGTGCGTTGTATGTGCATCAACCTGAGGTTCCAGAAGAACTACTTAAATAATACTGGAGTGATCCGTTTGAGTATCATATCCGTGAATCAAGACCCAAAAGGCATTACCGGGAGTCGAGCAAAAGTGTTTCCTTTCTGAAAAAGGATACAAAGAAGTCAATAAAATATTATAAAAACAACCACTCTGACATGAGTGGTTGTTTTTATAAGCGAAAAATTCCATCCCCAATGCGAGTGGGGGATAGAAAAAGAAAAACTCCTTATAAAATAAGGAGTTTTACGTAGTGATGCAGTATAGGACGGATGGGGTTCGAACCCATGACCCCTACCCTGTCAAGATAGTGCTCTCCCGCTGAGCTACCGTCCTGCAACGAAATTTATAATACCACAGGATGTGAGGGGATGGCAATGTTTTTTTCACGGGATATGAATTTACTCACTTACAACTTGCTCCATAGTCTCTATGCTCGGATTAAAATAACTTATGCGTAGGGAGTAATTCCATGGCGACCATTTTCAATGAACAGAACATCTCTTTTAAACAAAGGCAGTCTCCGGTTCCGGAATTTGCTTGGCACACCAGCGAGAAGCTGGCGGGGATGGTAGGATCGAAGCATTTGATTTTTGATATCCGGTCATTGGACCCGGGCAAGTACTCGTATCCGTATCACTTTCATAGAAATGCTGAAGAGCTGTTTGTGATTTTGACGGGCAGTGCTATGTTAAGAACTCCCGACGGGTTACAGGAAGTCCATGAGGGGGATACGATATTTTTCGAAACCGGTCCATCAGGTGCGCATCAGCTGTTTAATCATACAGAGACGCCTTGCCGCTATCTCGATTTACGGACGAATAACGGCTTGGATGTTGCGGAATACCCTGACTCCGGGAAAATCAATATTTTGCCGTATGAGGAGCTGTATGAAACGGAGAATAGGGTGGACTATTATAAAGGTGAACATTTGACCCGGGAGATATGGGCGCAATTGAACGCTCAGGGCAAGGGTGAGGAGAAGCGGGGAGAAGACGGTGGTGAGTGATTCTTTTCCCGACGGACTTATGAATGCTTCTATTATATAATGGATGAAGCTGTTGGGAAAAATATCAAGGGATTCTATACATAGTTTAAACCAGAGATAATAGGAACGTCACATCCGGTAATCCACCAAAACTCTATCGGTTTTGCCGTCTAAGGAGATGTTTGTGAATGAAAGTTACTATACACGAGACGGGAATAAAGGAAGAAAATCTAACCTACGTCGTTATTATCGTTAGGCATAATAAGCAGTGGATATTAGCTCGGCAGCGTGGACAGACCACATGGGAATTTGCAGGTGGACATATTGACGAGAATGAAACGTCTGATGAAGCAGCGGCAAGAGAACTGTATGAAGAGACAGGAGCGGAAGACTATACGTTATTTCCAATAAGTATTTATTCGGTTACCGGAGAGTCAATGCCGGATAGTTTCGGAAAGCTCTACCTGGCCACCGTTAATAAGTTCGGACAATTGCCGGCTTATGAAATGGAAGAAATATGCGGGTTCACGGAGGTACCGGAAGAGTTAACCTATCCGATGATCTATCCTGCGTTGCTGTCCAAAGTCAATGAATTTGCTGAGCAGTGCAATATTCAATTATAAAGATCATGGGAGGTCAATAACATGGCTATGCCAACTCATATTGTGGCTGTCGGCGGGATCGTGGAGAATGAGCAGGGAGAAGTGCTTTTGGTCAAAACATTTCATGGTGGCTGGGTGTTCCCCGGGGGGCAAGTGGAGGCCGGAGAGAATCTGATGGATGCGCTCATCCGGGAGATCCAGGAAGAAAGCGGAATAGATACCGAGGTCTCTCACCTGATCGGAGTGTATTCGAATACGGGAATGTACAAATGGCATGACGGCATCACCGATGTTCCGACGAAAGTAATGCTGGATTATGTATGTAAGCCGGTGGGCGGAGAACTTGCCGTTTCAGAGGAAACGTCGGAAAGCTGCTGGGTGGCTAAGGAGCTTGTGTTGGATAAGATCACAAGCCCGGCGATCCGCACGCGTTATCAGGCTTATTTGGATTTTGCAGGGACAGTATCCTACATGGCCTATGAGACCAAACCGGAGTTTGCCGTCTCGCTGAAACGGAAGATATAGAACCAGCATAGAAATCCTATTATTCTTCACTTCGATGGCTGCAGCTAGCCTTCTTTTCTCGTTCAGGGTCAGATGTCGCTAAAGCGCTGTCTTCGTTTCTTGTTAAGGCTATAGATCAGGAAATCCAGAAGAAGGCCTGCGGCAAGAAAGGTTAGGAGGGGCAGCCACAATGAACATCTGCGCATAAACAAACACCTCGCTTCGACTATTTACTATTAGACAACCTAAGGGGAAATTCAAATGACAGTCGAATACGGAAAGCTCACCTTTTTGGAAATTAAAGAAAAAGCAGCGGAAGGTTATCTGGCAATTATTCCGACGGGCTGTACGGAGCAGCAGGGTCCACACTCCACCGTTGATTTTGATACATGGCTGGCCACAGAACTGTCCATTGAAGCAGCGCAGCAGGCCAAGCTGAGATATGGAGTCAAGTCCCTGGTGATACCGACAATTCCTTTTGGACCTACGCCGGAGCACCGCAGCTTTGGATACGGCTTTATCGATATTCCGCAGAAGCTTTATGAAGATGTAATATACGCTGTTCTGACTTCCCTGGTGGACCAAGGCTTTAGACAGCTGGTTATTTTTCGCGGCTGCGGCGGTCACTTGCTGGGCAATGTGGCAGTAAGGTTCAATCAGGAATATGAGGGGAAAGCCAAGGTCGATATTCCCCACCATCCGTTTCATGAGATCTGGTGCAGGCA carries:
- a CDS encoding NUDIX hydrolase, which encodes MAMPTHIVAVGGIVENEQGEVLLVKTFHGGWVFPGGQVEAGENLMDALIREIQEESGIDTEVSHLIGVYSNTGMYKWHDGITDVPTKVMLDYVCKPVGGELAVSEETSESCWVAKELVLDKITSPAIRTRYQAYLDFAGTVSYMAYETKPEFAVSLKRKI
- a CDS encoding NUDIX hydrolase, with the protein product MKVTIHETGIKEENLTYVVIIVRHNKQWILARQRGQTTWEFAGGHIDENETSDEAAARELYEETGAEDYTLFPISIYSVTGESMPDSFGKLYLATVNKFGQLPAYEMEEICGFTEVPEELTYPMIYPALLSKVNEFAEQCNIQL
- a CDS encoding accessory gene regulator ArgB-like protein, which gives rise to MIDRISQRIAYNIKKVVPDHPASQAVLKYALEVVLNVVFIIVITLAISLLTGNFSEALTILVSFALLRQSSGGVHLKSGVACVIFTTTLFTVLSFINVNLLVVQVMNAISFLIILWLAPIGIEKQTRIPKRHYPKLKIIGLVLVATNVIICSSAIAVSYFAQSLSLLIARKEVK
- a CDS encoding creatininase family protein, translating into MTVEYGKLTFLEIKEKAAEGYLAIIPTGCTEQQGPHSTVDFDTWLATELSIEAAQQAKLRYGVKSLVIPTIPFGPTPEHRSFGYGFIDIPQKLYEDVIYAVLTSLVDQGFRQLVIFRGCGGHLLGNVAVRFNQEYEGKAKVDIPHHPFHEIWCRHADPDIPGGHADSFTTSLGLYKHPEDIREAQIFNPGSSEPEWDDPNLDFGKYSTTGVIGDPTHASRDLGEKLWNGSVEAIAAMLQEIALAQ
- a CDS encoding cyclic lactone autoinducer peptide — translated: MLKKANVRIVSGLATCLSMVALFIANTNSALYVHQPEVPEELLK
- a CDS encoding copper amine oxidase N-terminal domain-containing protein, producing the protein MRNIVKRMLFIMCLILASTGTGSYVHADMNQTIKVMVNGQLLNMNQPAVYKNGRVMVPMRAVSEALNATIKFQSAKKPIVIESASFEVSFTLGQKTAYTNGKKLALEVPPQNINNTMMVPIELISKGMNTDVVWKDVWKTVAIESKHAASEVVTTQAEALQKAKYLIDGDNSTAKIKGQELLRYYSVNLDGYNNGVYLVDKYNGEVLYYSISDGAFQSISRSNALEVLEAKIESQSQELTIDDNDEIKIINGNKYYAFNVEIGDEKYFNSYVVTTMYVSVDGETFLMLNKDHQVVGFSDKAFSENMNAVSLRVKALEVLDKKVRSLLGNEPNLMDDGEIKTINKQNYYVIEVCFVGANNPYYYVTTAYVSAGAKSIYMLTKDNKVVLFSDKLFVQYINDALNG
- a CDS encoding helix-turn-helix domain-containing protein, whose product is MAEQLSESTEKKLLYSLTNIEALAQSPAGNGQMAVFQEHTLIIVSEGQGWLEAEERRYPLDKGAGFLIKAGSMNRIQAGERGLSFYRLAFEVIGTGDGRHRGKEKLPGNAILQPGLLSCRPFSQCALLLDSIYHSRRSPDDIEWFAGHTRFQELLLLIMRANSPAVQTKNDHEAVQRSIHYMQEHYSEPVSVDQLAEIAGIGRARYTQLFKEITGKIPLEHLNALRIERAQQQLLLTKDRLHDIALTAGYSNEYYFNRRFKGAVGVTPGQYRSLHQDGVRVFAPFLEDYLLALGITPVAQYCHAQWGKQEYLGLEQVPTFDISRGDWSELSRYTPELIMLDDGFQRWHLGECRRIAPLFRLPFHQEDWRATLRSAAAVFGRTEHVQEVIGHYEQQAQQAKRILSRSVRGQTVALLRISSCGVALYGCEGLGYTASVLHEDLGLQRHPLVRQLTRGQKRVSLTSEELSGLTADHLFITFDRQEGEGRELLDTPLWRSLPAVRNRNVYEVDFMAWMNYGVLSHQRKIEDVLRVLA
- a CDS encoding helix-turn-helix transcriptional regulator — its product is MQNHIKKFREQKDISQGKLADLCNVSRQTINAIENNKYDPSLQLAFDIAKHLGVRIDKLFLQEGREEV
- a CDS encoding cupin domain-containing protein, yielding MATIFNEQNISFKQRQSPVPEFAWHTSEKLAGMVGSKHLIFDIRSLDPGKYSYPYHFHRNAEELFVILTGSAMLRTPDGLQEVHEGDTIFFETGPSGAHQLFNHTETPCRYLDLRTNNGLDVAEYPDSGKINILPYEELYETENRVDYYKGEHLTREIWAQLNAQGKGEEKRGEDGGE